The following coding sequences are from one Candidatus Borkfalkia ceftriaxoniphila window:
- a CDS encoding type 2 periplasmic-binding domain-containing protein, producing the protein MKKLLCAALAACMLLGLCACRDSGTPTPKPSGSWEEAKKNAAEITVYVDASNIYGSYIKGSDEAYVKDAIEKKFYEDTGNAVNFQVNYESHATFSTKFGGVMTTGKWDMAVSYLGQAGLDEIVLKQDVSMDLADLLDNYEHIGEAIAPEVMNATTTLTGEVVGIPSSVKSKTKGILIRKDYMTKAGYTEDKAEAAASGGKLKFCQTIDDFTDMMRKMKAEIPACTMPLIGNSYDIEFAITAGACGTPGYQYKSVIYNDDGSIDKVVPGWLSEGYDKVLGYEYLWQKEGLWEADNQVKTKEQRITDYSNGKGAIYCVDTNILELIDVARQVKAVDKNAEFTILGPLDAVDAQGKAIENSGAFVEVSKATDCMIINKRSEKAELILAYFDWLYSDVENYELCSYGIEGEHWVDAGEGYYSFPAGKEDRYLTNPPYSGVFKFLYNDDFAYRLFNNYTEEERGWIEKVENAKTISNPTDCMLFYNMTAAVANGYQTAENNFYLNCPTKAWNASADPAVTYPEYSAMYFTQAAEYIEWLTQQYKLYIAQRG; encoded by the coding sequence ATGAAAAAACTGTTATGCGCGGCTTTGGCTGCGTGTATGCTCTTGGGGCTTTGCGCCTGCCGTGATTCGGGCACGCCGACTCCCAAGCCGAGCGGCTCGTGGGAAGAGGCGAAGAAAAACGCCGCCGAGATCACCGTGTACGTGGACGCGAGCAACATTTACGGCAGTTATATCAAGGGCAGCGACGAGGCGTACGTAAAGGACGCCATTGAGAAGAAGTTCTACGAAGACACGGGCAACGCCGTGAATTTCCAGGTGAACTACGAATCGCACGCCACGTTCAGCACCAAGTTCGGCGGGGTAATGACCACGGGCAAATGGGATATGGCGGTGAGTTACCTCGGTCAGGCAGGTCTGGACGAAATTGTCTTAAAACAGGACGTTTCCATGGATCTTGCCGATCTTTTAGACAATTACGAGCACATCGGCGAGGCGATCGCGCCCGAAGTCATGAACGCGACCACCACGCTCACGGGCGAAGTGGTCGGGATCCCTTCCTCCGTCAAATCCAAGACCAAGGGTATACTCATCCGCAAGGATTATATGACGAAAGCGGGCTATACCGAAGACAAGGCGGAAGCGGCGGCGTCGGGCGGCAAACTCAAATTCTGTCAGACCATCGACGACTTTACGGATATGATGCGCAAGATGAAAGCCGAGATCCCCGCGTGCACCATGCCGCTGATCGGCAATTCTTACGACATCGAATTCGCCATTACGGCGGGCGCGTGCGGCACGCCCGGTTATCAGTACAAATCGGTCATTTACAACGACGACGGCAGTATCGATAAGGTCGTCCCCGGCTGGCTTTCCGAGGGGTACGACAAGGTGCTCGGCTACGAATACCTGTGGCAGAAAGAAGGCTTGTGGGAAGCGGACAATCAGGTCAAGACCAAGGAACAGCGCATCACCGATTATTCCAACGGCAAGGGCGCGATTTACTGCGTGGATACCAATATTTTAGAACTCATCGACGTGGCGCGCCAGGTAAAAGCGGTGGATAAGAATGCGGAATTTACCATTTTAGGACCGCTCGACGCGGTGGACGCGCAGGGCAAAGCGATCGAAAACAGCGGCGCTTTCGTCGAAGTTTCCAAGGCGACCGACTGCATGATCATCAACAAGCGTTCGGAAAAGGCGGAACTCATTCTCGCTTATTTCGACTGGCTGTATTCCGACGTGGAGAACTACGAGTTGTGCTCCTACGGCATCGAAGGCGAACATTGGGTAGACGCGGGAGAGGGGTACTATTCATTCCCCGCCGGCAAAGAGGACAGATACCTCACCAACCCTCCCTATTCGGGCGTGTTCAAATTTTTATACAACGACGATTTCGCCTATCGCCTGTTCAACAACTATACCGAAGAGGAGAGGGGCTGGATCGAAAAGGTGGAGAATGCGAAGACCATCTCCAATCCCACCGACTGCATGCTTTTCTACAACATGACGGCGGCGGTCGCCAACGGCTATCAGACGGCGGAAAATAATTTCTATCTCAACTGTCCCACCAAGGCGTGGAACGCCTCCGCCGATCCCGCGGTGACCTATCCCGAATACTCGGCAATGTATTTTACGCAGGCTGCGGAATATATCGAGTGGCTCACCCAGCAATATAAACTCTATATCGCCCAGCGCGGTTAA
- a CDS encoding MGH1-like glycoside hydrolase domain-containing protein produces the protein MSFSKQEQTVLDCLKDTAFQPVQPPKFKLKYASVEPGLAYSNTLWDWDSYWYTYALKDVCELLRGDETFDFAQKSRLVSEAAKGNVLNFLDFQEEDGFVPIMLRADHENDTYAVRPDVMNTHKPFLCQSAKMAGELCGDLSWLPVEKLALYLGYYRKNQFDERSGLYFWRDDIMIGGDNNPTVFGRPRNSAADLYLNCFLYAEYRAFAEILRWKGEDARLPEEEGNRLLESIRREMWDEGTGLYYSQDLLVHTYKTEIFHRGLPAFWKSMPLKIKTWGCYLPLLCHIATPQQAQRMVREYFQSALCSDYGIRTVAKDEKMYDLTPSGNPSNWLGAIWTVSNYALFRGFLDYGFAEEALTIKNQTLAYLARDIETHGSMSESYHPDTGEGILHHNFFSWNCLAASMIRESKNI, from the coding sequence ATGTCTTTTTCCAAACAGGAACAAACGGTTTTGGATTGTCTGAAAGACACGGCCTTTCAGCCCGTTCAGCCGCCTAAATTCAAACTGAAATATGCCAGCGTGGAACCGGGGCTCGCGTATTCCAATACGCTGTGGGACTGGGATTCCTACTGGTACACTTACGCGCTGAAAGACGTCTGCGAACTTTTGCGCGGGGACGAAACCTTCGACTTTGCGCAAAAGAGCAGACTGGTATCGGAAGCGGCGAAAGGCAACGTCTTAAACTTTCTGGACTTTCAGGAAGAGGACGGGTTCGTGCCCATCATGCTGCGCGCCGATCACGAAAACGATACCTACGCGGTGCGCCCCGACGTGATGAACACGCACAAGCCCTTTCTCTGCCAAAGCGCGAAAATGGCGGGGGAGTTGTGCGGCGATCTTTCCTGGCTGCCCGTTGAAAAACTCGCCCTCTATCTCGGATATTACCGCAAAAATCAGTTCGACGAGCGCAGCGGCCTGTATTTCTGGCGCGACGATATCATGATCGGCGGCGACAACAATCCCACCGTGTTCGGAAGACCCCGAAACAGCGCCGCGGATCTCTATCTTAACTGTTTTTTATACGCGGAGTACCGCGCGTTCGCGGAAATTTTGCGATGGAAAGGAGAGGACGCGCGCCTGCCCGAAGAGGAGGGGAACCGCCTCTTGGAGAGCATCCGCCGCGAAATGTGGGACGAGGGCACGGGGCTTTACTATTCGCAGGACCTGCTCGTACATACCTACAAGACGGAAATTTTCCATCGCGGGCTGCCCGCGTTCTGGAAAAGCATGCCCCTGAAAATCAAGACGTGGGGCTGTTATCTGCCGCTTTTGTGCCATATCGCCACGCCGCAGCAGGCGCAGCGCATGGTGAGAGAGTACTTTCAAAGCGCGCTCTGTTCGGATTACGGCATCCGCACGGTCGCAAAGGACGAAAAGATGTACGATCTTACGCCTTCGGGGAATCCCTCCAACTGGCTTGGGGCGATCTGGACGGTTTCCAATTACGCCTTGTTCAGAGGATTTCTCGATTACGGCTTTGCCGAAGAAGCGCTCACGATCAAAAATCAGACGCTCGCCTATCTCGCGCGCGATATCGAAACGCACGGGAGCATGAGCGAGTCGTATCACCCGGATACGGGCGAGGGGATATTGCATCATAACTTTTTCAGTTGGAACTGCCTGGCAGCCTCCATGATACGGGAAAGCAAGAACATTTGA
- a CDS encoding sugar phosphate isomerase/epimerase family protein, translated as MKFGAITDCLKQPTLREAIAAAAALKLDGVQIYATTGEFSPENLTEADKTYYKTLLAEHDLCVSALCGDMGGFGFEIEKDNAARIEKTKRIVDLAAEFGTNTVTTHIGVIPADERDPRYRVMLNALTACGLYAKSRGVTLAVETGPEKAATLKKFVERTEGGVGVNLDPANFVMVTAQDPAEAVYLLKEYIVHTHLKDGRKLDSAQTPEEVYHAFALGGVEALNACDGFEELPIGKGDVDWKAYLRALKDVGYSGFLTVEREAGENPLEDIAAGLEFIRALMRT; from the coding sequence ATGAAATTCGGCGCGATTACCGACTGCCTGAAACAACCTACCCTGCGCGAAGCGATCGCCGCCGCGGCGGCTCTGAAACTCGACGGCGTACAGATTTACGCGACAACGGGCGAATTCAGCCCCGAAAATCTGACCGAAGCGGACAAAACGTATTACAAAACGCTGCTCGCGGAACATGATCTTTGCGTCAGCGCGCTGTGCGGAGATATGGGCGGTTTCGGGTTCGAGATCGAAAAGGACAATGCCGCGCGCATCGAAAAGACAAAGCGTATCGTCGATCTGGCGGCGGAATTCGGAACAAACACCGTGACTACGCATATCGGCGTGATCCCCGCCGACGAAAGAGATCCGCGTTACCGCGTCATGCTGAACGCGCTCACCGCGTGCGGCCTGTACGCAAAGAGCCGCGGCGTCACGCTCGCCGTCGAAACGGGCCCCGAAAAGGCGGCGACTTTAAAAAAATTCGTCGAGCGCACCGAAGGCGGCGTGGGCGTCAATCTCGACCCCGCGAATTTCGTCATGGTCACCGCGCAGGACCCCGCCGAGGCGGTGTATCTTTTGAAAGAATATATCGTCCATACGCATCTGAAAGACGGCAGAAAACTGGACTCTGCGCAGACGCCCGAAGAGGTGTACCACGCTTTCGCCCTCGGCGGCGTGGAGGCGCTCAACGCCTGCGACGGATTCGAGGAACTGCCCATAGGCAAAGGCGACGTGGATTGGAAAGCCTATCTGCGCGCGCTTAAGGACGTCGGGTATAGCGGCTTTCTGACCGTCGAACGCGAGGCGGGCGAAAATCCGCTCGAAGACATCGCCGCGGGACTGGAATTTATCCGCGCGCTCATGCGGACATGA
- a CDS encoding glycoside hydrolase family 32 protein: MKYNEDMRPRLHFTPRAGFLNDPNGLAYDERSHTYHVCFQYQRDVNCDLYIGWRHAVGDHLCALREQGTVIEPNPYGVIFSGSSVRDEKNASGLFGKEGANLLSFYTVHDLETKHEYQAMSYSADGVSWTPYRGGAPVIDNENDRYGVNAFRDPKVVRCDEDTWLMIVGGGVLRLFASRDLRHWEFQSEIENMDAEDAEITEKLLILQKYLPDNVTHGEKMISECPDLFPMGNKWILSGGGLFYVVGRVEKISGKYEFIAESGKRAFARSTEFFAHRGEPYAMQTFSDGRRLAFFWHMDTTAREIENKPWNGALSLPLQLRMQGGRLCAYPAREVDRQFEKIVFCAARVSENTSLSPEPLLLFDLTIEGEKDYTVFLENERSIIRLFACPQEGYLYIDLTRAEEFYEHTVGKIPLGKRGKVRVVKDGCALDVFADGGKNWYSAFVFSENMRYFVRLASESALYAKNVRLKTGRV, encoded by the coding sequence ATGAAATATAACGAAGATATGCGCCCGCGCCTGCACTTTACGCCGCGCGCGGGCTTTTTGAACGATCCGAACGGGCTGGCGTACGACGAACGTTCGCATACCTATCACGTGTGTTTTCAGTATCAAAGGGACGTGAACTGCGACCTTTATATCGGCTGGCGGCACGCTGTAGGCGATCATTTGTGCGCTCTGCGCGAACAAGGCACCGTCATAGAGCCGAATCCGTACGGCGTTATATTTTCGGGAAGTTCGGTGCGCGACGAAAAAAACGCGAGCGGACTGTTTGGCAAAGAGGGCGCGAACCTTTTGTCCTTTTACACCGTGCATGATTTAGAAACAAAGCACGAGTATCAGGCGATGTCCTATTCCGCGGACGGCGTTTCCTGGACGCCGTACCGCGGCGGCGCGCCCGTCATCGACAACGAAAACGATCGCTACGGCGTGAACGCTTTCCGCGACCCGAAAGTCGTGCGCTGCGACGAAGATACCTGGCTGATGATCGTGGGCGGCGGCGTTCTGCGCCTGTTCGCATCGCGCGATCTCAGGCATTGGGAATTTCAGTCGGAGATCGAAAATATGGACGCGGAGGATGCGGAGATCACGGAAAAACTGTTGATCCTGCAAAAATATCTTCCCGATAACGTGACGCACGGAGAGAAGATGATCTCCGAATGTCCCGACCTGTTCCCCATGGGAAATAAATGGATATTATCGGGCGGCGGGCTCTTTTACGTAGTGGGAAGAGTGGAAAAGATAAGCGGAAAATATGAATTTATTGCCGAGAGCGGCAAGCGCGCGTTCGCGCGTTCGACAGAATTTTTCGCGCACCGCGGCGAGCCTTACGCCATGCAGACCTTTTCCGACGGCCGCCGCCTCGCCTTTTTCTGGCATATGGATACGACTGCGCGGGAGATCGAAAACAAGCCCTGGAACGGCGCGCTTTCCCTTCCCTTACAACTGCGTATGCAAGGCGGCCGCCTGTGCGCATATCCCGCAAGGGAAGTCGATCGGCAGTTTGAGAAAATCGTATTTTGCGCCGCGCGCGTCAGCGAAAACACTTCGCTTTCGCCCGAGCCGCTGCTCCTGTTCGATCTTACGATAGAGGGCGAAAAGGATTATACCGTCTTTCTGGAAAACGAACGTTCAATCATCCGCCTTTTCGCGTGCCCGCAGGAAGGATATTTATATATCGATCTGACGCGCGCGGAAGAATTTTACGAACACACCGTGGGGAAAATTCCGCTCGGGAAACGTGGTAAAGTGCGCGTCGTAAAGGACGGCTGCGCGCTCGACGTATTCGCGGACGGCGGAAAAAACTGGTATTCCGCGTTCGTGTTTTCGGAAAACATGCGATACTTTGTGCGCCTCGCAAGCGAGAGCGCCTTATATGCAAAAAACGTACGGCTGAAAACGGGCCGCGTATAA
- a CDS encoding Gfo/Idh/MocA family protein, which translates to MNQKICIAVVGCGRIATNGHFPAFRALSDMVRVKYACDLIESKAALKQKEYPELVENVITDYKIALADPEVEAVYVLTPNYAHYVVTMDALRAGKHVFCEKPITVNYKLSEEMAAEAKKQGKILNIGVCNRYNKSVEMLEEMNRKGKFGNIYHVYCSFRSYRCIPGLGGAFTTKAEAGGGVLIDWGVHFLDLVLYILGGAKLKTVTCDAYNEMAKDMKKYSYLGMWAEDTKNTETGVNDVEDFISGYVRTDKASISFNGAWAQNIGEDEMFIDFLGDKGGARLTYGGHFALYTADENNTLQKTEFSYNIPDHFRCEDEAFLKATRTGEHTKTYIGEILESAKLLDALYRSAEKKRELEL; encoded by the coding sequence ATGAATCAAAAAATTTGTATTGCAGTCGTCGGCTGCGGACGTATCGCCACGAACGGGCATTTCCCCGCGTTTCGGGCGCTCTCCGACATGGTGCGCGTGAAATACGCGTGCGATCTGATCGAGTCCAAAGCGGCTCTCAAACAAAAGGAATATCCCGAACTCGTGGAAAACGTGATCACCGATTACAAGATCGCGCTCGCCGATCCCGAAGTCGAGGCTGTGTACGTGCTCACGCCCAACTACGCGCATTACGTCGTCACGATGGACGCGTTGCGGGCGGGCAAACACGTGTTCTGCGAAAAACCCATCACCGTCAACTATAAACTGTCGGAGGAGATGGCTGCGGAGGCGAAAAAACAGGGTAAGATACTCAATATCGGCGTCTGCAACCGCTACAACAAATCGGTGGAAATGCTCGAAGAGATGAACCGCAAGGGAAAATTCGGCAACATCTATCATGTATATTGCTCTTTCCGCAGTTACCGCTGTATCCCGGGGCTGGGCGGCGCGTTCACGACCAAAGCGGAAGCGGGCGGCGGCGTGCTCATCGACTGGGGCGTGCATTTTCTCGATCTCGTTCTGTACATATTGGGCGGCGCGAAACTGAAAACCGTCACCTGCGACGCGTACAACGAAATGGCGAAGGATATGAAAAAATACTCCTATCTCGGTATGTGGGCGGAAGACACGAAGAACACCGAAACGGGCGTGAACGACGTGGAAGATTTCATTTCAGGCTACGTGCGTACGGACAAGGCGTCCATTTCTTTCAACGGAGCCTGGGCGCAGAATATCGGAGAAGACGAAATGTTCATCGATTTTCTGGGCGACAAGGGCGGGGCGCGGCTCACCTACGGCGGGCATTTCGCGCTCTATACCGCGGATGAAAACAATACGCTGCAAAAGACGGAGTTTTCTTATAACATTCCCGACCATTTCCGCTGCGAGGACGAGGCGTTTTTAAAAGCGACGCGCACGGGCGAGCATACCAAGACGTATATCGGCGAGATTCTGGAATCGGCAAAACTTCTCGACGCGCTGTATCGGTCGGCGGAGAAAAAACGCGAACTGGAACTGTAA
- a CDS encoding Gfo/Idh/MocA family protein, with protein MKKKLRVAIIGCGRILPMHAVPATVLEQSELVAVCDIRAERAKAAAEKYGCKAYTDYKDLLKKEKLDAVHVCIPHYLHPIVSEYALSCGVNVLSEKPMAIDYESAEKCVRTAERFGLNYGVILQCRYNKSAQLVKRALLGGRLGKIISARSTLTWTRPDSYYAESDWKGTWDKEGGGVVIDQAIHSMDLVNWFIGDTPVKVDVSIANRGHEIVKVEDSAEGLITYRNGVRYGFYCMNNYGCDEPIEIRLLCEKGKAVLTYDDACISYDDGTNETVVEQGSDIVYEGGKDYWGFQHIKQISQFYNAVLGLEPLEISGREALKIQKLICAVYESGKSGRPVYLNEEKK; from the coding sequence ATGAAGAAAAAACTGAGAGTCGCCATCATCGGCTGCGGCCGCATATTGCCCATGCACGCCGTGCCCGCCACGGTTCTGGAACAGTCGGAACTCGTCGCCGTGTGCGATATCCGCGCCGAGCGCGCAAAAGCCGCGGCGGAAAAGTACGGCTGCAAGGCATATACGGACTATAAAGATCTTTTGAAAAAGGAAAAATTAGACGCCGTGCACGTGTGCATACCGCACTATCTGCACCCGATCGTTTCCGAATACGCGCTCTCGTGCGGGGTGAACGTGCTGAGCGAAAAACCCATGGCGATCGACTACGAATCGGCGGAAAAATGCGTGCGCACGGCGGAAAGGTTCGGGCTCAACTACGGCGTGATTTTGCAATGCCGCTACAATAAGTCCGCCCAACTCGTCAAACGCGCGCTGCTCGGCGGCAGGCTGGGGAAAATTATTTCCGCGCGTTCCACGCTCACCTGGACGCGCCCCGACAGTTATTATGCCGAATCCGACTGGAAGGGCACCTGGGACAAGGAGGGCGGCGGCGTCGTCATCGACCAGGCCATTCACTCCATGGACCTCGTCAATTGGTTCATCGGCGATACGCCCGTCAAGGTGGATGTTTCCATCGCCAACCGCGGGCACGAGATCGTGAAGGTGGAGGACAGCGCCGAGGGGCTGATCACCTATCGGAACGGCGTGCGCTACGGCTTTTACTGCATGAACAACTACGGCTGCGACGAGCCCATCGAAATACGGCTCTTGTGCGAAAAGGGCAAAGCCGTGCTCACGTATGACGACGCGTGCATTTCCTACGACGACGGCACCAACGAAACGGTGGTCGAACAAGGCTCCGACATCGTGTACGAGGGCGGCAAGGATTATTGGGGATTCCAGCACATCAAACAGATCTCCCAGTTTTACAACGCCGTGCTCGGACTGGAACCTTTGGAGATCAGCGGGCGCGAGGCGCTGAAAATCCAAAAACTTATCTGCGCCGTGTACGAGAGCGGCAAATCGGGCAGACCCGTATATCTGAATGAGGAGAAAAAATGA
- a CDS encoding Gfo/Idh/MocA family oxidoreductase → MIKIGFIDNFLSEWHANNYPDMIRANGRARALGMDVCYAYAKEEVSPYDGVTTDEWCRAHGVRRVGSVEELVDRSDCIAVLSPDNPELHLALSEYALKSGKPTYIDKTFAPDKATAEKLFALAKEHGTPVYSTSSLRFADEMKFYRESEVGAKSCMVCGCYRFDIYAIHIFELMCTIMKTGAKRMMAVQTGRNRNIVVDYGGGRSASFLQMHTDDPIGVPFITSAQMPDGSAHYYTIADGYQTRFVEHLVEFFATRVPQVDCGETIDLMGMLETAEKALEKPFVWFDI, encoded by the coding sequence ATGATCAAGATCGGTTTTATCGATAATTTTTTGAGCGAATGGCACGCGAACAACTATCCCGACATGATCCGTGCCAACGGGCGTGCGCGCGCGCTCGGCATGGACGTGTGCTATGCGTATGCGAAAGAGGAGGTTTCTCCCTACGACGGCGTGACGACGGACGAATGGTGCCGCGCGCACGGCGTGCGGCGCGTCGGTTCCGTCGAGGAACTCGTGGACAGATCCGACTGCATTGCGGTGCTCTCGCCCGACAATCCCGAACTGCACCTCGCGCTTTCCGAATACGCTTTGAAAAGTGGCAAACCCACCTATATCGACAAGACGTTCGCGCCCGATAAGGCGACGGCCGAAAAACTCTTCGCGCTCGCGAAAGAGCACGGCACGCCCGTGTATTCCACCTCGTCGCTGCGCTTTGCCGACGAAATGAAATTTTACCGCGAGAGCGAAGTCGGCGCAAAGAGTTGCATGGTGTGCGGCTGTTACCGTTTCGATATCTACGCAATACACATTTTCGAACTTATGTGCACCATCATGAAGACGGGCGCAAAGCGCATGATGGCCGTGCAGACGGGGCGCAACCGCAATATCGTCGTCGATTACGGCGGCGGGCGTTCGGCGAGTTTTTTACAGATGCACACCGACGATCCCATCGGCGTTCCCTTCATCACTTCCGCGCAGATGCCCGACGGTAGCGCGCATTATTACACCATCGCGGACGGGTATCAGACGCGCTTTGTGGAGCACCTCGTGGAATTTTTCGCCACGCGCGTACCGCAGGTGGATTGCGGCGAAACCATCGATCTGATGGGGATGCTCGAAACGGCGGAAAAGGCGCTCGAAAAACCTTTCGTCTGGTTCGATATCTGA
- a CDS encoding family 78 glycoside hydrolase catalytic domain, whose amino-acid sequence MNTIFDERAKWISDGSRFVAESDAVGSPALYLSHRVRLKKTETARVTMCGLGLFELSINGRKVSDRVLEPAFTQYDKRALYTVFEVAEYLLEGENDFLVVLGDGWYNQTTRDTWGFYRAAWRDCPKMIFQLETDGEFVYSDGNWLVGHGPVVSNALRAGETYDARISVQTDRPAQIVAPPGGVLSPQTLPPIRECERLFPVSVTEGEGYTLYDFGKNIAGYCSGSFSGERGARAELVYSDRLTDGRCDNASNGMYIFNPEVKYQTDTVIVGDKETFFKPKFVYHGFRYVEVRGDARVRGLTAHFVHTDLKRTGDFRCSDERLNDLHSMSLNAILSNYHGFPTDCPHREKNGWTGDAQLTEETCVYHFDMREAYKKWLSDFADNQRGSGQISAIIPSCGWGYNWGSGPAWDFALFQLTRALDFYYEEHDFAREMFPVLEKYLRYAKTYEKDGLVCYGLGDWNYPKNVSFAVCPTELTDSCYYLEMLRTAAELAPENAETYAAQAEKTARAIAEKYAHETSLTGLAALTSSGIIDKGQEIAAYLEQNDCAPHCGILGMRFLVLSLLKMKRSDLSYRLLTRAEYPSFGYWAAHGQTALCEDFELTNSLNHPMYSCITELMTKGFCGVLLGRGRKSARIEPQIPAPISWFSCSFAGFSVQYRKEEGETFEIFVPEGRKAVFVREGTETPLHCGNNKLVF is encoded by the coding sequence ATGAATACCATCTTTGACGAACGCGCGAAGTGGATCTCCGACGGCAGCCGTTTCGTTGCGGAGAGCGACGCCGTCGGCTCGCCCGCGCTCTACCTTTCACACCGCGTCCGTCTGAAAAAAACAGAGACCGCGCGCGTGACGATGTGCGGGCTGGGGCTGTTCGAACTCTCGATCAACGGGCGAAAGGTGTCCGACCGCGTATTGGAGCCCGCCTTTACGCAGTACGACAAGCGTGCGCTCTATACGGTTTTCGAAGTTGCGGAATATCTTCTCGAAGGGGAGAACGATTTTCTCGTCGTGCTGGGGGACGGCTGGTACAACCAGACCACGCGCGATACCTGGGGATTTTACCGCGCGGCGTGGCGCGACTGCCCGAAAATGATATTTCAGTTGGAAACGGACGGGGAATTTGTTTATTCGGACGGGAATTGGCTCGTCGGGCACGGTCCCGTCGTTTCCAATGCGCTGCGCGCGGGCGAAACGTACGATGCGCGCATATCCGTACAGACCGACCGCCCCGCGCAGATCGTGGCGCCGCCAGGCGGCGTCCTGTCGCCGCAGACACTGCCGCCCATCCGGGAATGCGAGCGGCTTTTTCCCGTTTCCGTCACGGAAGGCGAGGGGTATACGCTCTACGATTTCGGCAAAAATATCGCGGGCTACTGCTCGGGTTCTTTTTCGGGAGAGCGCGGCGCGCGGGCGGAACTCGTCTATTCCGACCGCCTGACGGACGGGCGGTGCGACAACGCGAGCAACGGCATGTACATTTTCAATCCCGAAGTGAAATACCAGACGGACACCGTCATCGTCGGCGATAAGGAAACTTTCTTTAAACCCAAATTCGTCTATCACGGATTCCGCTACGTCGAAGTGCGCGGCGATGCGCGCGTGCGCGGGCTCACGGCGCATTTCGTGCATACCGATCTGAAAAGGACGGGCGATTTCCGCTGTTCGGACGAACGGCTGAACGATTTGCATTCGATGAGCCTCAACGCCATCCTGAGCAACTATCACGGCTTTCCCACCGATTGCCCGCACCGCGAGAAAAACGGCTGGACGGGCGACGCCCAACTGACGGAAGAAACGTGCGTATATCATTTCGATATGCGCGAGGCGTATAAAAAATGGCTGTCGGATTTTGCCGACAACCAGCGCGGGAGCGGACAGATCAGCGCGATCATTCCCTCTTGCGGCTGGGGCTACAACTGGGGCAGCGGTCCCGCGTGGGATTTCGCTCTCTTTCAGTTGACGCGCGCGCTCGATTTTTATTACGAAGAGCACGATTTCGCGCGGGAGATGTTTCCCGTGCTCGAAAAGTACCTGCGCTATGCGAAAACGTACGAAAAGGACGGGCTGGTCTGTTACGGCTTAGGCGACTGGAATTATCCGAAAAACGTTTCCTTCGCCGTCTGCCCGACCGAACTGACGGATTCGTGTTACTATCTCGAAATGCTGCGAACCGCCGCCGAACTTGCGCCCGAAAACGCGGAAACGTATGCGGCGCAGGCGGAAAAGACGGCGCGCGCGATCGCGGAAAAATACGCGCATGAAACGAGTCTGACGGGGCTTGCGGCGCTCACTTCTTCGGGGATTATCGACAAGGGGCAAGAGATCGCCGCATATCTGGAACAAAACGATTGCGCGCCGCACTGCGGGATTCTGGGCATGCGGTTTTTAGTGCTTTCGCTGTTGAAAATGAAGCGGAGCGATTTATCCTATCGGCTGCTGACGCGCGCCGAATATCCCTCGTTCGGGTATTGGGCCGCGCACGGGCAGACGGCGCTGTGCGAGGATTTCGAACTGACGAATTCGCTCAATCATCCCATGTACAGTTGCATCACCGAACTGATGACGAAGGGCTTTTGCGGCGTTTTATTGGGGCGGGGGCGTAAGAGCGCCCGCATCGAACCGCAGATCCCGGCGCCGATTTCGTGGTTTTCCTGCTCTTTTGCGGGCTTTTCCGTGCAATACCGAAAGGAAGAGGGGGAAACTTTCGAGATTTTCGTCCCAGAGGGACGAAAGGCGGTCTTCGTGCGGGAGGGGACCGAAACGCCGCTGCATTGCGGAAACAACAAACTTGTATTTTAA